In the Canis lupus dingo isolate Sandy chromosome 36, ASM325472v2, whole genome shotgun sequence genome, one interval contains:
- the LOC112668213 gene encoding tubulin beta chain-like isoform X1 → MTGAKGDEERRRKLGQPCQSRIHKIWNCEYNNLSELQQHYKDGSRAEEFATTYDLQTCKLAQIPLGQLSADLRKLAVNMIPFPCLHFFMPGFAPLTSRGIQQYRALTVPELTQQMFDAKNMMAACDPHHGRYLTVAAVFRGRMSMKEVDEQMLNVQNKNSSYFVEWIPNNVKTAVCDIPARGLKMSATFIGNSTAIQELFKCISEQFTAMFRLKAFLHWYTGEGMDEMEFTEAKSNMNDLVSEYQQYQDSRAEEEAEFEEEAEEEVA, encoded by the exons atgacggGAGCAAAAGGAGAT gaagaaagaaggagaaagttgGGTCAGCCCTGCCAAAGCAGGATACACAAAATATGGAACTGCGAGTACAATAATTTGAGTGAGCTGCAACAGCATTATAAGGATGGTTCAAG GGCGGAGGAGTTTGCAACAACCTATGATCTTCAAACCTGCAAGCTGGCCCAGATTCCACTGGGTCAGCTCAGTGCTGACCTGCGCAAGCTGGCTGTCAATATGatccccttcccctgcctgcaCTTCTTCATGCCTGGCTTCGCCCCACTAACCAGCCGAGGTATCCAGCAGTACCGGGCCCTGACAGTGCCCGAGCTCACCCAGCAGATGTTTGATGCTAAGAACATGATGGCTGCCTGTGACCCCCACCATGGCCGCTACCTGACTGTGGCTGCAGTATTCAGGGGCCGCATGTCCATGAAGGAGGTGGACGAGCAGATGCTGAACGTCCAAAACAAGAACAGCAGCTACTTCGTCGAGTGGATCCCCAACAACGTGAAAACAGCTGTCTGTGACATCCCAGCCCGGGGGCTAAAGATGTCCGCCACCTTCATCGGCAACAGCACAGCCATCCAGGAGCTGTTCAAGTGCATCTCAGAGCAGTTCACGGCCATGTTCCGGCTCAAGGCCTTCCTACACTGGTACACGGGTGAGGGCATGGACGAGATGGAGTTCACAGAGGCCAAGAGCAACATGAATGACCTGGTGTCTGAGTACCAGCAGTACCAAGACTCCAGGGCCGAGGAGGAGGCGGAGTtcgaggaggaggcggaggaggaggtgGCCTAG
- the LOC112668213 gene encoding tubulin beta chain-like isoform X2 has product MIPFPCLHFFMPGFAPLTSRGIQQYRALTVPELTQQMFDAKNMMAACDPHHGRYLTVAAVFRGRMSMKEVDEQMLNVQNKNSSYFVEWIPNNVKTAVCDIPARGLKMSATFIGNSTAIQELFKCISEQFTAMFRLKAFLHWYTGEGMDEMEFTEAKSNMNDLVSEYQQYQDSRAEEEAEFEEEAEEEVA; this is encoded by the coding sequence ATGatccccttcccctgcctgcaCTTCTTCATGCCTGGCTTCGCCCCACTAACCAGCCGAGGTATCCAGCAGTACCGGGCCCTGACAGTGCCCGAGCTCACCCAGCAGATGTTTGATGCTAAGAACATGATGGCTGCCTGTGACCCCCACCATGGCCGCTACCTGACTGTGGCTGCAGTATTCAGGGGCCGCATGTCCATGAAGGAGGTGGACGAGCAGATGCTGAACGTCCAAAACAAGAACAGCAGCTACTTCGTCGAGTGGATCCCCAACAACGTGAAAACAGCTGTCTGTGACATCCCAGCCCGGGGGCTAAAGATGTCCGCCACCTTCATCGGCAACAGCACAGCCATCCAGGAGCTGTTCAAGTGCATCTCAGAGCAGTTCACGGCCATGTTCCGGCTCAAGGCCTTCCTACACTGGTACACGGGTGAGGGCATGGACGAGATGGAGTTCACAGAGGCCAAGAGCAACATGAATGACCTGGTGTCTGAGTACCAGCAGTACCAAGACTCCAGGGCCGAGGAGGAGGCGGAGTtcgaggaggaggcggaggaggaggtgGCCTAG